A genomic stretch from Burkholderia pyrrocinia includes:
- a CDS encoding nitrite/sulfite reductase — MYQYDQYDQTIVDERVAQYRDQVRRRLSGELSEDEFRPLRLQNGLYMQRHAYMHRIAIPYGNLRSDQLRMLARIAREHDRGYGHFSTRSNIQFNWIQLEDTPEILAKLASVQMHGIQTSGNCIRNITADQFAGVAQDEEIDPRPWSEILRQWSTFHPEFAWLPRKFKIAVSGSKHDRAAVQIHDLGVYLKKNAQGEVVASILAGGGLGRTPIIGAVIKEDLPWQHLLTYCEAVLRVYNRFGRRDNLYKARIKILVKALSPAKFAQQVEEEWQHLKDGPSTLTQAEVDRVSQYFKPPVYEKLADTDASFEQHLLENKAFARWVERNVAPHKVSGYAAVTLSLKDHRVAPGDATDQQMELVADWADAYSFGELRVSHEQNLILANVKKRDLFAVWEKAKAAGFATPNIGLLTDIIACPGGDFCSLANAKSIPIALAIQQRFDDLDYVYDLGDLSLNISGCMNSCGHHHVGNIGILGVDKDGAEWYQVSLGGEQGTGHNGARLGRVIGPSFSAEEVPGVIAKLIDTFVEARIDGERFVDTYDRIGIAPFKERVYAARQAVNA, encoded by the coding sequence ATGTATCAGTACGACCAATACGACCAGACGATCGTTGACGAGCGTGTCGCGCAGTACCGCGATCAGGTGCGCCGCCGCTTGTCGGGCGAGTTGAGCGAAGACGAATTCCGTCCGCTGCGTCTGCAGAACGGCCTGTACATGCAGCGCCACGCATACATGCACCGCATCGCGATTCCATACGGCAACCTGCGCAGCGACCAGCTCCGGATGCTGGCGCGCATCGCCCGCGAACACGATCGCGGCTACGGCCACTTCTCGACCCGCTCGAACATCCAGTTCAACTGGATCCAGCTCGAAGACACGCCCGAGATCCTCGCGAAGCTCGCGTCGGTGCAGATGCACGGCATCCAGACCTCGGGCAACTGCATCCGCAACATCACGGCGGACCAGTTCGCGGGCGTCGCGCAGGACGAGGAGATCGATCCGCGTCCGTGGTCGGAAATCCTGCGCCAGTGGTCGACGTTCCATCCCGAATTCGCGTGGCTGCCGCGCAAGTTCAAGATCGCGGTGTCGGGTTCGAAGCACGACCGCGCGGCCGTGCAGATCCACGATCTCGGCGTGTACCTGAAGAAGAACGCGCAGGGCGAGGTGGTCGCGAGCATCCTCGCGGGCGGCGGCCTCGGCCGTACGCCGATCATCGGCGCGGTGATCAAGGAAGACCTGCCGTGGCAGCACCTGCTCACCTACTGCGAAGCCGTGCTGCGCGTGTATAACCGCTTCGGCCGCCGCGACAACCTGTACAAGGCGCGCATCAAGATTCTCGTGAAGGCGCTGTCGCCCGCGAAGTTCGCGCAGCAGGTCGAGGAAGAGTGGCAGCACCTGAAGGACGGCCCGTCGACGCTCACGCAGGCGGAAGTCGACCGCGTGTCGCAGTATTTCAAGCCGCCCGTCTACGAGAAGCTGGCCGACACCGACGCATCGTTCGAACAGCACCTGCTCGAGAACAAGGCGTTCGCGCGCTGGGTCGAGCGCAACGTCGCGCCGCACAAGGTGTCCGGCTACGCGGCCGTCACGCTGTCGCTGAAGGATCACCGCGTGGCGCCGGGCGACGCGACCGACCAGCAGATGGAGCTGGTCGCCGACTGGGCCGACGCATACTCGTTCGGCGAACTGCGCGTGTCGCACGAGCAGAACCTGATCCTCGCGAACGTGAAGAAGCGCGACCTGTTCGCGGTGTGGGAAAAGGCGAAGGCGGCCGGTTTCGCGACGCCGAACATCGGCTTGCTGACCGACATCATCGCGTGCCCGGGCGGCGATTTCTGCTCGCTCGCGAACGCGAAGTCGATCCCGATCGCGCTGGCGATCCAGCAGCGTTTCGACGATCTCGACTACGTGTACGACCTCGGCGACCTGTCGCTGAACATTTCCGGTTGCATGAACTCGTGCGGCCATCACCACGTCGGCAACATCGGCATCCTCGGCGTCGACAAGGACGGCGCCGAGTGGTACCAGGTGTCGCTCGGCGGCGAGCAGGGCACGGGCCACAACGGCGCGCGCCTCGGCCGCGTGATCGGGCCGTCGTTCTCGGCGGAAGAAGTGCCGGGCGTGATCGCGAAGCTGATCGACACGTTCGTCGAAGCACGCATCGACGGCGAGCGCTTCGTCGACACGTACGACCGCATCGGCATCGCGCCGTTCAAGGAGCGCGTGTATGCGGCGCGCCAGGCAGTGAACGCGTAA
- a CDS encoding CysB family HTH-type transcriptional regulator, giving the protein MNLHQFRFVREAVRQNFNLTEAAKALYTSQPGVSKAIIELEDELGVEIFTRHGKRVRSLTEPGRIILASVERILQEVESLKRVGKDYAAQDQGNLTIAATHTQARYSLPAAIAEFKKRFPKVHLSILQGSPTQVAEMVIHDQADLAIATEAISDYKELVSLPCFQWHHAAVVPADHPLLERKPPSLDDLAQYPLITYDDAFAGRKKINQAFALRGLSPDIVLEAIDADVIKTYVELGLGVGIMADIAFNPERDRNLRLIPVGHLFGSNVTRVALKQGAYLRSYVYTLVELLSPTLNRKLIEQALKGESESYEL; this is encoded by the coding sequence ATGAACCTGCACCAATTTCGCTTCGTGCGCGAGGCCGTCCGGCAGAATTTCAACCTCACCGAGGCCGCCAAGGCGCTCTACACGTCGCAGCCGGGGGTGTCGAAGGCGATCATCGAGCTCGAGGACGAGCTCGGCGTGGAGATCTTCACGCGGCACGGCAAGCGCGTGCGCTCGCTCACCGAGCCGGGCAGGATCATCCTCGCGTCGGTCGAGCGGATCCTGCAGGAGGTTGAAAGCCTAAAAAGGGTCGGGAAGGATTACGCCGCGCAGGACCAGGGCAACCTGACCATTGCGGCCACCCACACGCAGGCCCGCTACTCGCTGCCGGCCGCGATCGCCGAATTCAAGAAGCGCTTCCCGAAGGTGCACCTGTCGATCCTGCAGGGCAGCCCGACGCAGGTGGCCGAGATGGTGATCCACGACCAGGCCGATCTCGCGATCGCGACCGAGGCAATCTCCGACTACAAGGAACTCGTGTCGCTGCCCTGCTTCCAGTGGCACCACGCGGCCGTCGTGCCGGCCGATCACCCGCTGCTCGAACGCAAGCCGCCGTCGCTCGACGATCTCGCGCAATATCCGCTGATCACGTACGACGACGCGTTCGCCGGCCGCAAGAAGATCAACCAGGCGTTCGCGCTGCGCGGGCTGTCGCCGGACATCGTGCTCGAGGCGATCGACGCCGACGTGATCAAGACCTACGTCGAGCTCGGCCTCGGCGTCGGGATCATGGCCGACATCGCGTTCAACCCCGAGCGCGATCGCAACCTGCGCCTGATCCCGGTCGGCCACCTGTTCGGCAGCAACGTGACGCGCGTCGCGCTCAAGCAGGGTGCCTACCTGCGCAGCTATGTGTATACGCTCGTCGAACTGCTGTCGCCGACGCTGAACCGCAAGCTGATCGAGCAGGCGCTCAAGGGCGAATCCGAATCGTACGAACTGTAA
- a CDS encoding ABC transporter substrate-binding protein, whose translation MTLSALLRRAAGAALMLACAAAQADLKVGVDLSSTGPAAAIGITSKNAILMWPKTIAGQPVQVTVLDDASDPGTAVRNIRKLVDEDHVDVVVGPNITPAALAALDAVAAGQTPMVTLVGSGAIVEPQEGARTWAFKMAQSDRAMADVMTRAMSNRGVKTVGFIGFADSYGDSWLNEFTRFADLRKIRVVATERFNRTDASVTGQALKLIAAKPDAILIAGSGTPAVLPQRTLIERGYKGAIYQTHGIATPEFIKLGGKDVDGTLFPTQPVVVARTLPADHPARKAALAFVDAYEAKYGAGTVTQFAGDAAGVYPRLADAVGRALKSAQPGTPAFRAALRRELERAHELIVPNGVVNTSDKDHVGLDQRASVMGIIKHGQFVYLSQ comes from the coding sequence ATGACGCTTTCCGCCCTGCTGCGCCGCGCCGCCGGCGCCGCCCTCATGCTGGCCTGCGCGGCCGCGCAGGCCGACCTGAAGGTCGGCGTCGACCTGTCGTCGACCGGCCCTGCCGCCGCGATCGGCATCACGAGCAAGAACGCGATCCTGATGTGGCCGAAGACGATCGCCGGGCAGCCGGTGCAGGTAACGGTGCTCGACGACGCGTCCGACCCGGGCACCGCGGTGCGCAACATCCGCAAGCTGGTCGACGAGGATCACGTCGACGTGGTGGTCGGGCCGAACATCACGCCGGCCGCACTCGCGGCGCTCGACGCGGTGGCCGCCGGGCAGACGCCGATGGTCACGCTGGTCGGCTCCGGCGCGATCGTCGAGCCGCAGGAAGGCGCGCGGACCTGGGCGTTCAAGATGGCGCAGAGCGACCGCGCGATGGCCGACGTGATGACACGCGCCATGTCGAACCGCGGCGTGAAGACGGTCGGCTTCATCGGCTTCGCGGACAGCTACGGCGACAGCTGGCTGAACGAGTTCACGCGCTTCGCCGACCTGCGCAAGATCCGCGTCGTCGCGACCGAGCGCTTCAACCGCACCGATGCGAGCGTCACGGGCCAGGCGCTGAAGCTGATCGCGGCGAAACCCGATGCGATCCTGATCGCGGGCTCGGGCACGCCGGCCGTGCTGCCGCAGCGCACGCTGATCGAGCGCGGCTACAAGGGCGCGATCTATCAGACCCACGGGATCGCGACGCCGGAATTCATCAAGCTCGGCGGCAAGGACGTCGACGGGACGCTGTTCCCGACCCAGCCGGTCGTCGTCGCGCGCACGCTGCCGGCCGACCATCCGGCGCGCAAGGCCGCGCTCGCGTTCGTCGACGCGTACGAGGCGAAGTACGGCGCAGGCACGGTCACGCAGTTCGCGGGCGACGCGGCTGGCGTCTACCCGCGCCTCGCCGACGCGGTCGGCCGCGCACTGAAGAGCGCGCAGCCCGGCACGCCGGCGTTCCGCGCGGCGCTGCGCCGCGAACTCGAACGCGCGCATGAGCTCATCGTGCCGAACGGGGTCGTCAACACCAGCGACAAGGATCATGTCGGGCTCGACCAGCGCGCGAGCGTGATGGGGATCATCAAACATGGCCAGTTCGTGTACCTGAGCCAGTAG